AGGAGGCCTCGCGTCTTTCCTCCCGCTCGATTTTGGCCGTCGCGCCAAGCGATCGCAGAAACTCTTGCGATGCCTCCAACAAGGCCCTCCCCCGCCCCGCTGAAACTCTTTACCGCAGGGTTGCGAGCCTTACGAACCGATGGGTTAGAATGCCTGAACGTCCCGCGAGAGGGCGTATGGCCATCTATCACCACGAGGCACCGAGAGACCTCGGCCTTTTTCGATGAGGATCGAACACAGATGATTGGTGAATCCCACGACCTACTACACGAGTTCCCGGAACTCGAGGGCAAGATCGCCACGATGCGTGCCTCCGACGAGGAGTTCGCCCGGATCATGGACCAGTACGACGATCTCGACGCCCGGGTGCGCTCCCTCGAAGAACTCGGGGTGCCAGTCGCTGACGAAACCATCGAAGAGCTGAAGAAAGAGCGTCTCTTGTTGAAAGATCGCTTGTACACCTTCCTGCGCGGCTGAGGTCCTCCCCTGCTGCCGCGGACGCATACCGTCGGGACCACGCGGCGCCATCCACTTTGGCACATCGCCGTCCCGACCCCCGCCCGGTGCCAGGCGCCATATCGAGAGCCAAGATCTTGCTGTATCGTATCGTCCCCGTGACCGCCTTCGAGCAGAACTGTACGCTGCTCTGGTGCCCGGAGACCCGAGAGGCCGCGATCGTCGACCCGGGCGGCGATTCCGACCGCATCCGCCAGGCCATCGCCACGGCGGGCATCGTCCCGACCCGGGTCCTGTTGACGCACGGGCACATCGATCACGTCGGCGCCGCCGCGACCCTCGCCGCGGCGCTCGGGGTCCCCATCATCGGACCGCATCGTGACGACGCCTTCCTGCTCCAAACCCTGCCGCTGCAAGGTCAGATGTTCGGGCTCCCGACGACAGCGCCATTCACCCCGGACGAATGGCTCGCCGATGGCGAAACACTGGTCGTCGGTCGGCAGACCCTCTCGGTCGTCCATTGCCCAGGTCATACGCCCGGTCACATCGTCTTCGTCGACCTCGCCGCGCGGCTGGCCCAGGTCGGCGACGTCCTGTTCGCCGGTTCCATCGGACGCACCGACTTTCCGCGCGGCGACCATCGGGCACTCATCGAGTCGATCCGCCGACGTCTCTTCCCGCTCGGCGATGACATCCGATTCATCCCTGGCCATGGTCCGATGTCGACCTTCGGCGAGGAACGTCGCAGCAATCCGTTCGTCGGTGCCGGGCGCGATTGACTGCCGCCGCTCATCGCTCATCCGGAACGGCGAGGACCTTCACACCGCTCGTCGGTGGCGTACCCGGTGCTCGCCATCTGGGCCTGTGCTCGCCTCAAGTCTCGGTTACCATAGCGCTGTTTCGAGACGCGGAGGTCGATAGAGACTTATGATCTTCAAGCGCTTCCTGAAGAAGAAGCCGATTGGCGGCCCGGGTGAAGAAGACCAGGCGCTGCTTAGCCGAACCGCCCGCGAGAGCGACGACGTCACGGCCCGACGCGATGCGTGCCGGCGGCTGATGGCATTGCGCGAGCTCCGCGAGATCGCCGCCTCCGACCCGGATCCAGGTGTGCGCGATATCGCTCAGGCGCGTCTTCGCAACCTGGTCTGTGGCACTGAGGAGCCGGGCCTTCCCCTTGCCGAGCGGCTCCACGAAGTCGCCGTCGCGAATGATCCCAGGTTGCTCGAGGCGATCGCGACCACCGCCAACGAGGGCGAGGTGCGCCGCTCGGCGATCGACCGCATCGGCACCCCGTCGGTGCTCACCGCTTGCGCCCTGCGCGACCCGCTTGCATCGAACCGCCGCGCCGCAATCGAGCGGCTCGCCGACAAGGCAGCCCTGGAACAGATCACGCGCCAAATCGGCAAAAAGGACAAACGCGTCTACCGGCTCGCGCGCGAGAAACTGCGCGCTATCGCCGAGCAGGAATCCCTGCCACTGAAGATACGCAGTCAATGCTCGGAGCTCTGCGAGCGGGTCGAACGCCTCGGCCGTCACGGCAATTGGGAACAGGATCGCGGCCTCCTCGACTGCATCGAGCGCGACTGGGCACCATTGCAGCCACGCGCCGACGACGAACTCCGCACCCGCTACGAGGTGGCGCGAGAGCGCTTCCTCGCCGACTACGCCGCCTATCGCGAGAGCCAGGCGGAGCTGCTCGCCGAGGCGCACCGCCAAGACGCGCGGCGAACCTTGCTGCACGCCCTACTCGCGGAGCTCGCCGCGGCGAGCGAAAGCGACGACGATGCCACCCTGAAGGCGCTGCGCGAGCGGGCCCTGCGTATCCGTGAGGACGATACCGTCACCTTGCCCGAGGCCGAAAAGGCCGAACTGGACCGCCGTCTCGGCCAGTCCTTGACGGACCTCGCCCGCCATCAGGAACGGCTCGCCGACCGCCGCCGGCGCCAGGGCCGGGCGAGGACCCTGCACACGAAGATCACGGAGAGACTGGCCCAGACCCAGCCGCTCGACCTAGCCAAGACCCAGCCGCTGCTCAAGGAGGCCCAGACCCTGCTCGGCGAGGAGATCCTCGCCGCCGAGCAAGCCCGCGCC
This portion of the Thioflavicoccus mobilis 8321 genome encodes:
- a CDS encoding YdcH family protein, whose amino-acid sequence is MIGESHDLLHEFPELEGKIATMRASDEEFARIMDQYDDLDARVRSLEELGVPVADETIEELKKERLLLKDRLYTFLRG
- a CDS encoding MBL fold metallo-hydrolase, with protein sequence MLLYRIVPVTAFEQNCTLLWCPETREAAIVDPGGDSDRIRQAIATAGIVPTRVLLTHGHIDHVGAAATLAAALGVPIIGPHRDDAFLLQTLPLQGQMFGLPTTAPFTPDEWLADGETLVVGRQTLSVVHCPGHTPGHIVFVDLAARLAQVGDVLFAGSIGRTDFPRGDHRALIESIRRRLFPLGDDIRFIPGHGPMSTFGEERRSNPFVGAGRD